The Agrobacterium vitis genome has a segment encoding these proteins:
- a CDS encoding glycine zipper domain-containing protein, which translates to MKKAIILILAGLAVAGCTETEKGAGIGAASGAIIGGVATGNVRGAAVGAAVGGVAGAIIGRVNEQPGQCYYRDRYGRRYVDNCPRGY; encoded by the coding sequence ATGAAAAAGGCAATTATACTCATTCTGGCAGGCTTGGCCGTCGCCGGTTGCACGGAAACCGAAAAGGGCGCCGGCATTGGCGCCGCATCGGGTGCCATCATCGGCGGCGTCGCCACTGGCAATGTCCGCGGTGCGGCGGTTGGTGCTGCCGTGGGCGGCGTAGCAGGCGCCATCATCGGACGCGTCAACGAACAGCCGGGCCAGTGCTACTATCGTGACCGCTACGGTCGTCGCTACGTTGACAACTGCCCACGCGGCTACTGA
- the hemA gene encoding 5-aminolevulinate synthase translates to MDFEAFFKSELDGLHEEGRYRVFADLERQRGNFPRATRYTENGQHDVTVWCSNDYLGMGQNEQVVEAMKNAIDHCGAGAGGTRNISGTNHYHVLLEQELADLHGKEQALIFTSGYISNWATLGTLGQKIPGLIIFSDALNHASMIEGIRYAKCERVIWKHNDVKDLEAKLKAADPRAPKLIAFESVYSMDGDIAPIRKICDLADRYGAMTYLDEVHAVGMYGPRGGGVAEREGIMDRLTIIEGTLGKAFGVMGGYITASTALCDFIRSFASGFIFTTALPPSLAAGAVASIRHLKSSQIERFAHQERVRRLRSLLDARGIPHMPNPSHIVPVLVGDAAKCKWISDILLDNFNIYVQPINYPTVPKKTERLRITPTPLHSDADVDHLVGALHQLWSRCALARAVA, encoded by the coding sequence ATGGATTTTGAAGCGTTTTTCAAGAGCGAACTGGATGGCCTGCACGAAGAAGGCCGTTACCGGGTTTTTGCCGATCTTGAGCGCCAGCGCGGCAATTTTCCACGGGCTACCCGCTACACGGAAAACGGTCAGCATGACGTGACCGTCTGGTGTTCGAACGACTACCTGGGCATGGGCCAGAACGAACAGGTCGTCGAGGCGATGAAAAACGCTATCGATCACTGTGGCGCGGGTGCTGGAGGCACCCGCAATATTTCCGGCACCAATCACTATCATGTTCTGCTGGAGCAGGAACTGGCCGACTTGCATGGCAAGGAACAGGCGCTGATCTTCACGTCAGGCTATATTTCCAACTGGGCGACGCTCGGTACGCTGGGGCAGAAGATCCCCGGCCTGATTATTTTTTCCGATGCCCTGAACCATGCCTCGATGATTGAGGGCATCCGCTATGCGAAATGCGAACGGGTCATCTGGAAGCATAACGACGTCAAGGACCTGGAAGCCAAGCTGAAGGCGGCCGATCCCAGGGCGCCGAAGCTGATCGCTTTCGAGAGCGTCTATTCGATGGATGGCGATATCGCGCCGATCAGGAAAATCTGCGATCTGGCCGATCGCTACGGCGCCATGACCTATCTGGACGAAGTTCATGCGGTTGGCATGTATGGGCCGCGCGGCGGCGGTGTTGCCGAGCGTGAAGGCATCATGGACCGACTGACGATCATCGAAGGCACGCTTGGCAAGGCATTTGGGGTGATGGGCGGCTATATCACAGCTTCAACCGCCTTATGCGATTTCATCCGTTCATTTGCGTCAGGTTTTATTTTCACTACGGCTTTGCCACCGTCGCTGGCTGCCGGTGCGGTTGCCTCGATCCGGCATCTGAAATCCAGCCAGATTGAGCGCTTCGCTCATCAGGAACGGGTGCGTCGGCTGCGGTCGCTTCTGGATGCGCGCGGCATTCCTCATATGCCCAATCCCAGCCATATCGTGCCGGTCCTGGTTGGCGATGCTGCTAAATGCAAGTGGATCTCCGATATCCTGCTCGACAATTTCAATATTTATGTGCAGCCGATCAATTACCCCACGGTGCCGAAAAAAACCGAGCGCCTGCGCATCACGCCCACGCCGTTGCATAGCGATGCCGATGTCGATCATCTGGTCGGAGCCCTGCATCAGCTCTGGTCGAGATGTGCGCTGGCGCGGGCTGTCGCCTGA
- a CDS encoding serine hydrolase domain-containing protein has translation MSIVERVNRVLEEAVSREALVGAVVMVFRHGQPLLRRAIGYADREARIPVRLDTIFRFASVTKPFVAATALTLIDKGLLGLDDLVADYLPWFRPKTPAGTFAAITVRHLLTHTSGLTYDPALQRLPRERAINLGLLDTDLTLEENFSRHNAIPLAFAPGERWGYSISTDLLGAVVAKVHGENSLSEQKETTEATSAPPLPGSVPFERFFGSIENRCILEASVVEHVCAPLRLTDARFHVTDMSRLALPYRDGETRAERMEDQWRSTGVSGEGPAFSPSRIFNPRAFQSGGGGMAGTALDVLTLLETIRTGGGALMSPELAQMCLSNQIGDLPMGLPGKRFSFIGAVITNSAAAATALPPGAVQWGGVYGNTWFIVPEAGLTVVSLSNTALEGCDGAYVERLRAAVCATG, from the coding sequence ATGTCGATTGTCGAGCGGGTCAACCGCGTGCTGGAAGAGGCTGTGTCAAGGGAGGCTCTCGTTGGGGCGGTGGTCATGGTGTTCAGGCACGGACAGCCCCTGCTGCGGCGGGCCATTGGCTATGCGGATCGGGAAGCGCGTATTCCGGTGCGGCTCGATACGATTTTTCGCTTCGCATCGGTCACAAAACCATTTGTCGCGGCCACGGCGCTTACTCTGATCGACAAGGGATTGCTGGGTCTTGACGATCTGGTGGCCGATTATCTTCCCTGGTTCCGTCCAAAGACGCCCGCCGGCACGTTTGCCGCCATCACGGTGCGTCATCTGCTCACCCATACATCGGGTCTGACCTATGATCCGGCGCTGCAAAGGCTGCCGCGTGAGCGGGCGATCAATCTCGGTCTTCTCGATACGGATTTGACGCTTGAGGAGAATTTCAGCCGCCATAATGCCATTCCGCTGGCTTTTGCCCCTGGCGAGCGTTGGGGCTATTCTATCTCGACGGATCTGCTGGGCGCAGTGGTTGCCAAGGTGCATGGCGAAAACAGCCTATCGGAGCAGAAAGAGACCACGGAAGCGACAAGCGCTCCTCCGCTCCCTGGAAGCGTTCCGTTCGAACGATTTTTCGGCTCCATCGAGAACAGATGCATTCTGGAGGCTTCGGTGGTCGAGCATGTCTGTGCGCCCTTGCGGCTGACGGATGCGCGGTTCCATGTTACGGATATGTCCCGATTGGCCTTACCCTACCGGGACGGCGAGACGCGGGCCGAGCGCATGGAAGACCAATGGCGGTCAACCGGTGTATCGGGCGAAGGACCGGCGTTTTCCCCCTCGCGGATTTTCAATCCACGTGCCTTTCAGTCCGGAGGCGGGGGGATGGCAGGCACTGCGCTGGATGTGCTGACGCTGCTCGAAACCATTCGTACTGGCGGTGGTGCACTGATGTCACCTGAGCTGGCGCAAATGTGTCTCTCCAACCAGATCGGCGATCTCCCCATGGGACTTCCCGGCAAGCGCTTCAGCTTTATCGGTGCTGTCATCACCAATTCCGCCGCAGCGGCAACGGCCCTGCCGCCGGGCGCGGTGCAATGGGGTGGTGTCTATGGCAATACGTGGTTCATCGTTCCCGAGGCCGGTTTGACCGTGGTCAGCTTGAGCAATACGGCATTGGAAGGCTGTGACGGTGCGTATGTCGAGCGCTTGCGTGCTGCGGTATGCGCGACTGGATAA
- the dxr gene encoding 1-deoxy-D-xylulose-5-phosphate reductoisomerase, whose amino-acid sequence MNTATSQPRRLTILGSTGSIGTNTLDVIRQMGGRDRFDIMALTGHGNVALLAEQALVTGARLAVTSDENQYIALKDLLSGSGIDVAAGSSGLQEAACLEADWVMAAIVGTAGLQPTLTAAARGADIALANKECLVSAGELFIETVRKGGGKIIPVDSEHSAIFQCLDENHRDTLERIVLTASGGPFRTFTRQQMADVSVQTARAHPNWSMGLKVSIGSASMFNKALEMIEAKHLFDLTPDQIEVIVHPQSIVHSMVGYSDGSVLAQLGVPDMRTAIGYALSYPKRAALDVDRLDFTKLARLDFEAPDLDRFPAIRLARTALERGGLQGAVLNAAEECAFEAFVEEKICFLAMADVVEDVMDHLSGLAPATVIADVFAADAQARRRAQEVIVNQGRTR is encoded by the coding sequence ATGAATACCGCCACGTCCCAGCCCCGCCGCCTCACCATTCTGGGGTCAACCGGCTCTATCGGAACCAACACGCTTGACGTGATCAGACAAATGGGCGGACGCGATCGCTTCGACATCATGGCTCTGACAGGGCACGGCAATGTCGCTCTTCTGGCGGAGCAGGCATTGGTGACAGGCGCAAGGCTGGCGGTTACCTCGGATGAAAATCAATATATTGCCTTGAAAGATCTGTTGTCGGGCAGCGGTATCGACGTTGCAGCTGGCAGCAGCGGGCTACAGGAAGCGGCATGCCTTGAGGCCGACTGGGTGATGGCCGCCATTGTCGGAACCGCCGGTTTGCAGCCAACCTTGACTGCGGCTGCACGCGGCGCCGATATCGCGCTCGCCAATAAGGAATGCCTCGTTTCGGCTGGCGAATTGTTCATCGAGACGGTGCGCAAGGGCGGCGGCAAAATTATCCCCGTCGATAGTGAGCATTCGGCAATTTTCCAATGCCTGGACGAAAATCACCGTGACACGCTGGAGCGGATCGTGCTGACGGCTTCTGGGGGGCCGTTTCGTACCTTCACCCGCCAACAGATGGCCGATGTCAGTGTTCAAACCGCCCGCGCCCATCCGAATTGGTCCATGGGACTGAAGGTGTCGATTGGCAGCGCCTCGATGTTCAACAAGGCGCTGGAGATGATCGAGGCCAAGCACCTGTTCGATCTGACACCCGACCAGATCGAGGTTATCGTCCATCCTCAGTCGATCGTCCATTCGATGGTGGGCTATAGTGACGGCTCCGTGCTGGCCCAGCTTGGCGTACCGGATATGCGCACCGCCATCGGTTATGCGCTGAGCTATCCGAAACGCGCGGCGCTGGATGTGGACCGCTTGGATTTTACCAAGCTGGCGCGGCTGGATTTCGAAGCGCCGGACCTGGACCGTTTTCCGGCCATCCGTCTCGCCCGTACAGCGCTTGAGCGCGGCGGCTTGCAGGGCGCGGTGCTGAACGCCGCCGAAGAATGTGCCTTTGAGGCTTTTGTCGAGGAAAAGATCTGTTTTCTTGCCATGGCCGATGTGGTCGAGGATGTCATGGACCATCTATCGGGCTTGGCACCGGCGACCGTGATTGCCGATGTCTTTGCCGCCGATGCGCAGGCACGACGCCGAGCCCAGGAGGTCATCGTGAACCAAGGCCGCACGCGATAA
- a CDS encoding globin-coupled sensor protein, with product MRDRLNFAGLDQDACSLLRRHRVGLEPEVETGLRAFFRKLQTAPDAARQFTGERQIDRLHDLYVSHWDVMTDARFDALYAERVKVLADSQSRMGLDPRWQIAGHAVVLEGLVSSVFADLANRGFMPSSRKRAAELQALVSALIRLVMVDVEIAVSLRFNELRLKHHRDMADLRRKERASVTDLFQGAFTALSQGDLSSRLNSDVPEEYLDLVSSFNGAMESICAAVSVMDASRRTAEDVSAALGEQGSALGVRADEAAAGLDAASASLRQVTETVSHNAAQSKLTEQAVEMTVKAVEASGEVVGKAIAAMADIETSAEQIGHIIGSIDEIAFQTNLLALNAGIEAARAGDSGRGFAVVAQEVRALAQRSADSAREIKALVAATKHQVEAGVEMVNRTQDAISSIVTQVVDINRSVSVMAGETAKQAAALDSVACVLEAQGETSRASAQLSRQAADDSADLHTVIVELGKTVRQFTLERTPYRGNQTNPSNGYPVPSAQPAELPMAAFSEDFGGHDFLVPIRAGGLSM from the coding sequence TTGCGGGACCGGCTGAATTTTGCCGGCCTGGACCAGGATGCTTGCAGTCTTTTGCGCCGCCACCGGGTCGGGCTGGAACCTGAGGTGGAAACGGGTCTGCGCGCGTTTTTTCGCAAGCTGCAGACGGCACCCGATGCGGCCCGTCAGTTTACCGGCGAGCGGCAGATTGACCGCCTCCATGATCTCTATGTTTCCCATTGGGACGTGATGACCGATGCACGTTTCGATGCGCTCTATGCCGAGCGTGTCAAAGTGCTGGCTGATAGCCAGAGCCGGATGGGGCTTGATCCCCGTTGGCAAATTGCCGGCCATGCCGTTGTTCTGGAGGGCCTGGTCAGTTCCGTCTTCGCCGATCTTGCCAATCGCGGCTTCATGCCGTCCTCGCGCAAGCGGGCAGCCGAATTGCAGGCGCTGGTCAGCGCGCTCATTCGCCTGGTCATGGTGGATGTGGAGATTGCCGTTTCCCTGCGCTTCAACGAATTGCGCCTCAAGCATCATCGCGACATGGCTGATCTACGCCGCAAGGAGCGCGCCAGCGTCACGGATCTGTTCCAAGGCGCATTCACGGCGCTGTCGCAGGGCGATCTGTCCAGCCGGCTGAACAGTGATGTCCCCGAGGAATATCTGGATCTCGTGTCGAGTTTCAATGGCGCAATGGAGAGTATTTGCGCTGCGGTTTCCGTGATGGACGCTAGCCGCCGCACGGCGGAGGACGTCAGCGCTGCCCTTGGCGAGCAAGGATCCGCGCTAGGAGTGCGGGCCGATGAGGCCGCAGCAGGCCTTGATGCGGCAAGTGCCAGCCTGCGGCAGGTAACCGAAACAGTCAGCCATAACGCGGCGCAGTCGAAACTCACCGAGCAGGCTGTCGAGATGACCGTCAAGGCGGTCGAAGCGAGCGGCGAGGTGGTTGGTAAGGCCATCGCCGCCATGGCGGATATCGAAACTTCCGCTGAGCAGATTGGCCATATTATCGGCTCCATCGATGAAATTGCCTTCCAGACCAACCTTCTGGCTTTGAACGCCGGCATCGAGGCGGCTCGCGCCGGTGATTCCGGTCGTGGCTTTGCCGTCGTTGCCCAGGAAGTGCGGGCTTTGGCCCAGCGATCCGCCGACAGTGCGCGGGAAATCAAGGCCTTGGTTGCGGCCACCAAGCATCAGGTCGAGGCCGGGGTGGAGATGGTCAATCGGACCCAGGATGCGATTTCCAGCATCGTGACGCAGGTCGTCGATATCAATCGGTCGGTCTCGGTGATGGCTGGAGAAACGGCTAAGCAGGCCGCAGCCCTGGATAGCGTCGCGTGCGTGCTCGAAGCCCAGGGCGAAACATCGCGTGCAAGCGCACAGTTGTCACGCCAGGCAGCGGATGACAGTGCCGATCTGCATACGGTGATCGTCGAGCTTGGCAAGACCGTGCGGCAATTCACCCTTGAACGCACGCCCTATCGGGGCAACCAGACCAATCCGTCGAACGGTTATCCGGTGCCATCAGCACAACCAGCAGAGCTGCCGATGGCGGCTTTTTCCGAGGACTTCGGGGGGCACGATTTTTTAGTGCCGATTCGGGCAGGAGGCCTTTCGATGTGA
- a CDS encoding STAS domain-containing protein, with product MASKKGASAQLKLASVLDLNEASQLKDKLLSMRGGAIEIDASGVERMGALCAQVLVSGAKTWEEDQKTFSIKQASDAFTKTIQLLGLNNDQLIAEIRQ from the coding sequence ATGGCGAGCAAGAAAGGCGCATCGGCGCAGCTTAAACTGGCATCGGTGCTCGACTTGAATGAAGCGTCTCAGCTCAAGGACAAGCTTCTGTCCATGCGGGGAGGAGCAATTGAAATCGACGCATCCGGTGTCGAGCGAATGGGAGCGCTTTGCGCCCAGGTGCTCGTCTCGGGCGCGAAAACCTGGGAAGAAGACCAGAAAACCTTCTCGATAAAGCAGGCGTCAGACGCTTTCACCAAAACCATACAGCTCTTGGGCTTGAACAACGATCAACTGATCGCGGAGATCCGGCAATGA
- the cheY1 gene encoding chemotaxis response regulator CheY1 — protein MKKKVLTVDDSRTIRNMLLVTLNNAGFETIQAEDGVEGLEVLEECNPDVIVTDINMPRLDGFGFIEGVRRNEKYRAVPILVLTTESDAEKKNRARQAGATGWIVKPFDPTKLIDAIERVTA, from the coding sequence ATGAAGAAAAAAGTATTAACCGTGGATGACTCTAGAACCATCCGCAACATGCTTCTCGTGACCCTCAACAATGCGGGTTTCGAGACCATCCAGGCCGAAGACGGCGTCGAAGGTCTTGAAGTGCTTGAAGAGTGCAATCCCGACGTGATCGTCACCGATATCAACATGCCGCGCCTTGACGGTTTTGGTTTTATCGAGGGCGTACGCCGCAATGAAAAATACCGTGCCGTTCCGATCCTCGTTCTGACGACCGAAAGCGATGCTGAGAAGAAGAACCGTGCGCGCCAGGCTGGCGCTACCGGCTGGATCGTCAAGCCATTCGATCCGACGAAACTGATCGATGCGATTGAACGTGTAACCGCCTAA
- a CDS encoding chemotaxis protein CheA, which yields MDMNEIKEIFFQECEEQLAELESGLLKMNDGDRDPETVNAVFRAVHSIKGGAGAFGLDDLVAFAHVFETTLDCVRSNKLEPGIEVMKVMLKSADVLADLTNASRDGGSVDPSRSSGLVKELEALAKGEVPSSSTTPAAPAPKAAAKPAPAPAATDDSGFAPVPFSFDDFADEEPPIVSPPLEVTFKPRRDLYAKGNDATLLLRDLSRIGEVSLNCNVSAVPTLESMDPEEAYFSWKILVKSEKGEEGVRTVFEFAEWDCELEIKEQEATVAEGSDELPMVPVPFDLSALDDDSGVEEVDDSAVDLIAEAVEAADTATKVVSAVREKRESPAAAAAAAAAAAQNQSAASAAGQTIRVDLDRVDRLINLVGELVINQAMLSQSVIENDTNGTSSINMGLEELQQLTREIQDSVMAIRAQPVKPVFQRMSRIVREVADMVGKSIRLVTEGENTEVDKTVIDKLAEPLTHMIRNAVDHGIETPEKRSAAGKNPEGTVKLTAKHRSGRIVIELVDDGAGINRERVRQKAIDNDIIAADANLSDEEIDNLIFMPGFSTADKISDISGRGVGMDVVKRSIQALGGRISISSRPGQGSTFTMSLPLTLAVLDGMVVTVAGQTLVVPLTAIVETLQPEAQNIHSFGANQRLISIRNSFCPLVDVGRILNFRSVQANPIDGVALLVESEGGGQRALMVDAIQGQRQVVIKSLEANYTHVPGIAAATILGDGRVALILDVDAVVAASRGQSLKQEMSLAVAG from the coding sequence ATGGATATGAACGAAATCAAAGAGATCTTTTTCCAGGAATGCGAGGAACAGCTCGCGGAACTGGAATCCGGTCTTCTGAAAATGAACGATGGGGATCGTGACCCGGAGACGGTGAATGCTGTTTTCCGAGCTGTTCATTCCATCAAAGGAGGCGCAGGCGCGTTCGGTCTCGACGATCTCGTTGCCTTCGCTCACGTTTTTGAGACGACCCTTGATTGCGTTCGATCCAATAAGCTGGAACCGGGCATTGAAGTCATGAAGGTCATGCTCAAGTCGGCCGACGTGCTCGCCGACCTGACCAATGCTTCTCGTGACGGCGGCAGCGTCGATCCGTCTCGTTCAAGCGGCCTTGTCAAGGAATTGGAAGCGCTTGCCAAGGGTGAAGTGCCTTCGTCATCCACCACACCGGCAGCGCCTGCTCCAAAGGCGGCTGCCAAGCCTGCACCGGCGCCAGCAGCCACGGATGACAGCGGTTTTGCACCCGTTCCATTCTCCTTTGACGATTTTGCCGACGAAGAGCCTCCCATTGTGTCTCCTCCGCTTGAAGTGACCTTCAAGCCGCGCCGGGATCTCTACGCCAAGGGCAATGACGCCACGCTTTTGCTGCGTGATCTGTCGCGCATCGGCGAAGTCAGCCTGAACTGCAACGTAAGCGCCGTTCCGACGCTGGAATCCATGGATCCAGAGGAGGCCTACTTCTCCTGGAAAATCCTGGTGAAGAGCGAAAAAGGCGAAGAAGGCGTTCGGACTGTTTTCGAGTTTGCCGAATGGGATTGCGAACTGGAAATCAAGGAACAGGAAGCGACTGTTGCTGAAGGGAGCGATGAGCTGCCGATGGTACCGGTGCCGTTCGATCTGTCCGCGCTGGACGACGATAGCGGCGTTGAAGAGGTTGACGATAGCGCCGTCGACTTGATCGCAGAGGCCGTGGAAGCCGCCGATACGGCAACCAAAGTGGTCAGTGCCGTCAGGGAGAAGAGAGAATCTCCAGCCGCTGCTGCCGCCGCTGCCGCTGCCGCTGCGCAAAACCAGTCCGCAGCTTCTGCTGCCGGGCAAACGATCCGCGTCGATCTCGATCGCGTCGATCGCCTGATCAACCTGGTGGGCGAGCTTGTCATCAACCAGGCCATGCTGTCGCAGAGCGTCATCGAAAATGACACCAACGGCACATCGTCGATCAATATGGGCCTCGAAGAGCTGCAACAGCTCACCCGCGAGATCCAGGATTCGGTCATGGCGATCCGTGCTCAGCCGGTCAAGCCGGTGTTCCAGCGCATGTCGCGTATCGTGCGAGAAGTCGCTGATATGGTTGGCAAATCGATCCGTCTGGTCACCGAAGGTGAGAACACCGAGGTGGACAAGACGGTCATCGATAAGCTGGCCGAACCGCTGACCCACATGATCCGAAATGCCGTTGACCATGGTATCGAAACCCCCGAAAAGCGTAGTGCCGCCGGCAAGAACCCGGAAGGCACGGTCAAGCTGACGGCAAAGCACCGGTCTGGCCGTATTGTGATCGAACTGGTCGATGATGGCGCCGGTATCAACCGCGAGCGGGTCCGCCAGAAGGCAATCGACAACGATATCATCGCTGCCGACGCCAATCTGTCCGATGAGGAAATCGACAATCTGATCTTCATGCCGGGCTTTTCGACGGCGGACAAAATTTCCGACATTTCCGGCCGTGGCGTTGGCATGGACGTGGTCAAGCGGTCCATTCAGGCCTTGGGCGGGCGCATCTCCATCAGCTCGCGCCCCGGTCAGGGCTCGACTTTTACCATGAGCTTGCCGCTGACACTGGCGGTTCTGGATGGCATGGTGGTCACGGTTGCCGGTCAGACGCTTGTCGTTCCGTTGACGGCTATCGTTGAAACCTTGCAGCCGGAAGCGCAGAACATCCATTCCTTCGGGGCCAACCAGCGGCTGATTTCGATCCGCAACAGCTTCTGCCCATTGGTGGATGTCGGTCGGATCCTGAATTTCCGGTCAGTCCAGGCCAACCCGATCGATGGTGTTGCTCTGCTGGTTGAATCGGAAGGTGGCGGTCAGCGCGCCTTGATGGTTGATGCCATCCAGGGTCAGCGCCAGGTGGTCATCAAGAGCCTCGAGGCTAACTATACGCATGTGCCCGGCATCGCCGCGGCAACCATTCTGGGCGATGGCCGCGTGGCTCTGATCCTGGATGTGGATGCTGTCGTCGCTGCCTCGCGCGGTCAGTCTCTCAAGCAGGAAATGTCGTTAGCCGTCGCAGGATAG
- a CDS encoding chemotaxis protein CheW, with translation MSNAVKSLVQGNRELIAFRIGDQEFCVNIMQVREIRGWTPATPLPQSPHYVMGVINLRGAVLPIVDLAIRLGLKRTEPTVRHVIIVVQTRTKVVGLLVDAVSDVLSVTDETIQPTPEVSSDLERQYARGILAIDKRMICLIELAGLFSETESEAA, from the coding sequence ATGTCGAATGCGGTCAAAAGTCTGGTTCAGGGAAATCGCGAGTTGATCGCGTTTCGTATCGGTGATCAGGAGTTTTGCGTCAACATCATGCAGGTGCGGGAAATCCGTGGATGGACCCCCGCAACGCCGTTGCCGCAGTCTCCTCATTACGTGATGGGCGTGATCAACCTGCGCGGAGCCGTCTTGCCGATCGTCGATCTGGCGATTCGGCTCGGGCTGAAGCGGACAGAACCGACAGTCCGGCATGTGATTATCGTGGTCCAGACCAGGACCAAGGTCGTCGGCCTGCTGGTGGATGCCGTGTCCGACGTACTGAGCGTGACAGATGAGACAATCCAACCGACACCTGAGGTCTCGTCTGATCTCGAGCGTCAATACGCAAGAGGCATCCTCGCCATTGACAAACGGATGATCTGTTTGATTGAGCTGGCGGGCCTTTTCTCTGAAACTGAAAGCGAAGCGGCATGA
- the cheR gene encoding protein-glutamate O-methyltransferase CheR, giving the protein MTSTFSAHSRQSDDEIMASGEYPLTRRDLNEIAAMIYADAGIALNDSKASLVYSRLSKHIRNLGLRGFREYCALVSSQEGAGARREMLSHLTTNFTRFFRENHHFDHLRTEVLPGLINRAKAGGRVRIWSAACSDGQEPYSIALTVLSLMPNAADYDFRILATDIDPKILALARAGAYDETALETVSPAMRKQWFRDVDVGGRRKFQVDDRVKKLITFNELNLMAQWPIKGPFDVIFCRNVVIYFDEPTQVKIWSRFAGLLPEGGHLYIGHSERVSGDPKNLFDNIGITTYKYTGKTGGRKA; this is encoded by the coding sequence ATGACATCGACCTTTTCTGCGCATAGCCGGCAATCGGACGACGAGATCATGGCCAGTGGCGAATACCCGTTGACCCGTCGCGATCTCAACGAAATTGCTGCGATGATCTATGCCGATGCCGGGATTGCGTTGAACGATTCCAAGGCTTCCCTTGTCTATTCGAGACTGTCGAAGCATATTCGCAATCTTGGATTGCGTGGCTTTCGGGAGTATTGCGCGCTCGTGTCGTCCCAGGAGGGGGCCGGGGCGCGACGTGAAATGTTGTCGCATCTGACAACGAATTTCACCCGGTTCTTTCGTGAGAACCATCACTTCGATCATTTGCGCACCGAGGTTCTGCCGGGGTTGATCAACCGCGCCAAGGCCGGTGGTCGCGTGCGGATCTGGTCTGCCGCCTGTTCCGATGGGCAGGAGCCCTATTCCATCGCCCTGACGGTCCTGTCCTTGATGCCGAATGCTGCCGATTACGATTTCAGGATATTGGCAACGGATATCGATCCGAAGATCCTGGCGCTGGCCCGGGCCGGAGCCTATGACGAAACGGCGCTGGAAACCGTGAGCCCAGCCATGCGCAAGCAATGGTTCCGCGATGTCGATGTCGGTGGACGCCGGAAATTCCAGGTCGATGATCGGGTCAAGAAGCTGATCACCTTCAACGAGCTGAATCTGATGGCGCAATGGCCGATCAAAGGACCGTTCGACGTGATCTTCTGCCGCAATGTGGTGATCTATTTCGATGAGCCCACCCAGGTGAAGATTTGGTCGCGGTTTGCCGGGCTTCTGCCGGAAGGTGGTCATCTTTATATCGGCCACTCCGAGCGGGTATCTGGCGATCCGAAGAACCTGTTCGATAATATCGGTATCACCACTTACAAATATACCGGCAAGACCGGAGGGCGCAAAGCATGA